Below is a window of Garra rufa chromosome 24, GarRuf1.0, whole genome shotgun sequence DNA.
AGCCCGGTCTAGCAAATGAGAAAATAGAGAAGTGGGGAGTCCGACGGTGAATTTTACGTCAAGCTTGAGATGTGGGCGTGAAAAAGGGAGAGAAAAAACACGAGGCATTACCGCCTTCTCTTAACGGGGTGCACCATTTCACTTCACTGCGCTGCGCCGACAACGGGAAAAATCACAAAGAGTTTCTGAATAGCTGCGTGAACTAAACAGCGATGTTCAACTCTCAGATTTGGCTATCTTTTCCCCTCACAACTATCTAAAATTGGCATATACTCCAATGGTTTTACTGGACGTAGGATGGGATTAACTTTGTCTGGAAGATATATTTCATTGTTTCTTGCTGTTCAAATAGGTAAGCCGATCATTTCTGTCGTAGTATATTTTGGGATGGGCTGACGTTTCCTTTTTAATCTCGTTCATGTATAGATACGTGTTAACATTTATAATTCGTAGTTAAGGCTCGTTGAAGCTTGTAATGGTATAATTTTGTTCTATACATTTGCAGAGTGTATGTTTGCGGATATTTTAATTGCAATGCTACTGTCCCGACTGCGATTTAAAAGCGGGCGACTATTAGATCTGGGTCTTGgctaagaaaatacatttttaatgtatgaCAATGGAGTAACATTGCTTTGCATCTGCATTCAATGTTGAAGACTGTTCCGAAAAATAAAACTCAGTAAAATCGTATCGGAGCAAGTTGGTGAAAGTGTGGGACCGCCCGATCCTCTCCGTGATAAATTATTCAAAccaatatcaaataaaataatacgAAACGGGAAATATGCTTTAAATGCTTGCGTTAAGAGATTTTACTCGCAAAGAGTGTTTTATAGCCTACAAGCGCCTTCAGTTTTATGTGGTCCCATGTGTCCATTTACGAATAACGCATTAACCACAAAATATCATTTGCGTATAATTTCATAACCATTAATTGGTGGGCACTTGTAGTTGTAGAATTTACAAAAGATATGACATGTTTTTGCAATATTGTGCGTTTACTTGTAAATGCTGTTGCGTGGCTCTGCAATGAAATTGCATGTTGTGCATTAAAATGAAATCAGTAGCGATGAATTGTGGTTGTTACCTAGTTGAACTACATTAATTTGCCGTAAACCCCCTCTTGACTTCATTGAACAGATTATGCGGTGCCAGGTTGACACCGGTACCACTGACAGGGTCTAGTAAAGTGGTCGTGACCACTAGTACAGTAGGGTAGGTGAGTCTATATTAGATGCTCAGTTGTTTCTAATTATAGATCATCGTGCCTACAACGAAAAACGTTTTTAAAAATTCACGCAGTGTTGTCTTTTGTGACTGTTAATTcgaataaagaaaataaagacgggggactaaaatgtattttaaatatgaaagaaTGCATCGTATTAATACGCAGATTTCCAAAGCAAGCTGTATGAGCATCTTTGTATTTCGCATCCTCATATCCGCCATGTTGAGGTCTGAacatttcaattattttaataaaaatgcacGAAACAGCTTATAGAGAGTATAATGCAATGCTTCGCATTTacgcttttatttttgttcagtaTGATCTGTTGGAGGAATATGTTTGTAATCTTCATCATACGCGATTCGTATAAAAGAAAAGGGCGATCTGTCCGTGATATCACAATTATAGCGAGATAATTCGTTATGTAAGCCGTCAACTGTGCGGCATTAGCCTTCTCAGTAACACCTTTAATCCAGTGTGTTAGGAATCTctacaataatttaataattcGAAGTGTTCTGTATTAGTTTAGTATTTTGTGTCATTGCTGGAtgcgttttttatttatttattccgtGGGCGGTAAAGAATGCACGAAACGATTGTGCTTCAGCTATAGCATCAACATCGACTTTTTACGATTTACGAAAATACAGACAATATTAACAGTCATGATTGCATCTAGAGTTTTtggtttttttctttatttagcgTATTATGCTTGTAGAATAGAAACTAGGACTGTATAGCATATAACAAATATAAGATCCTATAACGTAATGCATATAATGTGGAAACAAATATACAACGTATATATAATGTAATGCATGTGATATAAAGTAGGTATAGCTGTAttgcataaaatacaatatagcCTATAATGGATCATATAGCATGAAACGCATATAATATAAGGACATTGACTAGAGTAGGCTATATGAACGACGCAGGGTGTGTAATGCACATAATGCAAAGCATTTGATATAATGTAAGGACGTAAATAATTCTAATCTATACAATGTGTATGTGGTGTGTAACAGGGTGTGTGCATCTTGCCCATATTTCTACAGTGGTTAATGTGCAGAGGCCCAGTGAAACAACTTAATCAATTTACGGGATCTCGCTGTTTAACGGACCTGAGAAGAAGCCACTGGCGTTTAAGGTTCGTTAAGCAAAGGGATCTGGTCAGTTGATCAAGTTGTGACCTCCCAGTCCATCACCGAGTTCCAAATTAAGAGGGAAGGACAAGCATGTGTGTCCAAATCTTCTCATTTTCCCTAATAGATCTGTCATCAAAAAGAGACTCTTTTCTAGATGTGTAAAAAAGGGGAGGGGAATACAAATCACTCAGAATGAAAATCTCACCTCACACAAGCCCACATACCCCCACCCTCATGTAAACCATTACATCATCGTTTGTCCACGCGCCACCCTCATGTTCAACACACACATTTCTTCTGAGCAACACACACCTATTATTGTGTGGAAGTGTTTTATGTCTTAAAATCGCTTtgactttatttattataatgaGAATGAGATAAGCGAAGAACAGAATATAATACTAAATCATTAAATATACAATGGCATAATCGCAACGCCCTTCTAAAAATGAAGGCTATTCTCAAAGAttcaaataataaacattaaaaaaaaaacaacgtttATTTATGGTCATATCTCGTTTTTCAGCCTATCTGCTGCAGGCGGTTCGAGCGGCTGGGAAATGTGAAACAGTGTTCAAAGGTTTCTCCAACTGCCTGCTTCAACTGGGAGAGAACATGGCCAACTATCCACAGGAGCTGGACGAGAAGGAAAACCTTCAGACCATCTGCACGTAAGGGAAACATGCATACACACAACAGATGAAATATACGTGTGTGAGAGCAGGGAGGGAGagaaaagggtaaaaaaaaaaaaaaaacagggaccAGATGGCACAAGGGGCCCCTTGTTTAATTCGACAGCTCCATGAGCAGAAATAGAGCCGTGCTGGCAGTACGCACTATTCACATTTCACCAGTTAATTACAATTAGATGAACCATCTCTACACGCCGAGGCCAAAGGTCAACATCTATAATTGGATCAGATCGGGAGGTAATGCACGATTATTGTAAGCGATCCGCCCTATAAAATAACGGGTTCTTTTACAGCCGTGACTGAGCGTATCAAAACGGAACAGTTTCTTATTACACGGGCTGAAATTATACTTCCCTTTCCTTGACATTTTTTCCCTCCCGAAATTAAGTCCACCAGTCGTTTTTAATTTCATATACACTCAGCTTCGTTTTTAGATCATTTAGGATTATTGAAttattaaattactaaaattagATGCCTATAAATGACAAAGACGAAGGTACACTGTATTTATTTTCTATATACTATGctattcttctttttttctgcTGAAGTAAAAGCATTTTCTTTCTCGAAATTCTATTGTATTCTAATTTATTTGGAGCGCGTCTACTTGTTGTGTCCATTCGTAGAGGCAGAGTTTAGAATGTGGGTGTGTGTtcctgaaataaattaataaatgatagGCTTGAGAGTGGGATAGAGGAAGGGGGTGGGGCGCAGGAGGGGAGTTGTAGAGAGCGGGAGAGATGGGGAGGGCACTAGGAGTCACGTGATACGGAGACTTTCCCTTTGGAGCCGCATTACAACTCGGGTTTCCCTCGTGCCCTGTCTCCTCCTTCACGTGGCTACATGAGGACTCATGCATGCTATGGATTCTACGTTAGAATTTCTAATAATTGTATAGTTATGTGGGTGAATAATTTTTCTGGTTCAGCGTTTTTTAACTACACTAATGTTAGCTATATTTTGTTATAAACGTTTAATCTGAATAATTCAAATTCATATGAATATGCtataatgtacaaaactgatgATTTTCTAAACAAAATACGATACTCAAGTGTTCACTTAATGTTATTTCTGtagtatttaaaatagaaacgAAAACGTAAGTTAAACGTTAATGCTGTCAAAAACCGAACTGTGGCATTTTTAAACTGAAAGCAAACCAAATCTCAAAACTGCTTTCCACATATAGGatattttaaaatgacaatttcaaaaaaaaaaagaaaaagtgtttCACTCCATTTCCACAAGATTTGggatatattttacaaaatacatatccaagtaaatacaaataaagataataaaaataacaaaacaagagTAATGTAACATGTTCAGCCTGAATATGTAGCTAAATGCAATGTGAAGCGTGACTCAAATCAGACATGAGTAATGATTTCTTTCTTTGTGTTTGAAATATTTGATTTGCAGTTACTGGGATGAT
It encodes the following:
- the nrn1a gene encoding neuritin; translation: MGLTLSGRYISLFLAVQIAYLLQAVRAAGKCETVFKGFSNCLLQLGENMANYPQELDEKENLQTICTYWDDFHSCATTALADCQEGATDLWEKLKKESRNLDFRGSLFELCAGGNGASRSTVPFGVTLILTALSTLVTCMQF